One Nicotiana tomentosiformis chromosome 4, ASM39032v3, whole genome shotgun sequence genomic window carries:
- the LOC104088080 gene encoding BAG family molecular chaperone regulator 5, mitochondrial isoform X2, with amino-acid sequence MKSSRRNSFYSSSSSTVTCFMENDQSTPEIIQIPIQSPPENALPNLSAPTGTAAVKIQSAYRSYIVRTLVKKISAVNSEANYLQRLIQRQDTVDAVRSSERERIRMNEALMGLLLRLDSVPGIDPTVRELRRHVSRRIVGLQEILDAVSDTKIQNWDGFLMDWDDVIERMEMEVCKERGDNELETFCAEHLGFRCLQRFLRDQ; translated from the exons ATGAAGTCTTCTCGCAGAAACAGCTtttactcttcttcttcttccactgTCACCTGCTTTATGGAAAATGACCAATCTACCCCGGAGATCATTCAAATTCCCATTCAGTCCCCGCCGGAAAATGCACTCCCAAACCTCTCAGCTCCGACCGGTACGGCTGCTGTTAAAATACAGTCAGCTTATAGGTCTTACATAGTTCGTACCCTTGTAAAGAAGATTTCAGCCGTCAATTCTGAAGCAAACTATTTACAACGTCTCATCCAACGGCAG GATACAGTTGATGCTGTAAGGTCCAGTGAGCGAGAGAGAATCAGGATGAACGAGGCGCTAATGGGTCTACTATTGAGATTAGACTCAGTGCCAGGAATTGATCCAACAGTCAGGGAGCTGAGGCGACACGTGAGCCGCCGGATCGTGGGGTTGCAAGAGATATTAGATGCTGTTTCTGACACTAAGATTCAAAACTGGGATGGGTTTTTGATGGACTGGGATGATGTTATAGAGAGGATGGAAATGGAGGTTTGCAAAGAAAGAGGTGATAATGAATTGGAGACGTTTTGTGCTGAGCATTTGGGTTTTCGGTGCCTACAAAGATTTCTCCGCGACCAATAA
- the LOC104088080 gene encoding BAG family molecular chaperone regulator 5, mitochondrial isoform X1, giving the protein MKSSRRNSFYSSSSSTVTCFMENDQSTPEIIQIPIQSPPENALPNLSAPTGTAAVKIQSAYRSYIVRTLVKKISAVNSEANYLQRLIQRQQDTVDAVRSSERERIRMNEALMGLLLRLDSVPGIDPTVRELRRHVSRRIVGLQEILDAVSDTKIQNWDGFLMDWDDVIERMEMEVCKERGDNELETFCAEHLGFRCLQRFLRDQ; this is encoded by the exons ATGAAGTCTTCTCGCAGAAACAGCTtttactcttcttcttcttccactgTCACCTGCTTTATGGAAAATGACCAATCTACCCCGGAGATCATTCAAATTCCCATTCAGTCCCCGCCGGAAAATGCACTCCCAAACCTCTCAGCTCCGACCGGTACGGCTGCTGTTAAAATACAGTCAGCTTATAGGTCTTACATAGTTCGTACCCTTGTAAAGAAGATTTCAGCCGTCAATTCTGAAGCAAACTATTTACAACGTCTCATCCAACGGCAG CAGGATACAGTTGATGCTGTAAGGTCCAGTGAGCGAGAGAGAATCAGGATGAACGAGGCGCTAATGGGTCTACTATTGAGATTAGACTCAGTGCCAGGAATTGATCCAACAGTCAGGGAGCTGAGGCGACACGTGAGCCGCCGGATCGTGGGGTTGCAAGAGATATTAGATGCTGTTTCTGACACTAAGATTCAAAACTGGGATGGGTTTTTGATGGACTGGGATGATGTTATAGAGAGGATGGAAATGGAGGTTTGCAAAGAAAGAGGTGATAATGAATTGGAGACGTTTTGTGCTGAGCATTTGGGTTTTCGGTGCCTACAAAGATTTCTCCGCGACCAATAA
- the LOC117274617 gene encoding uncharacterized protein — MGEGKMLSSKTLFGCLLMLIIVCEMITLPCLGCPTDGDGCRNCIVNHMKADCPKCAPIMRCMAKCLWGGTSRTKCTKKCDCKGVYPRLSDCKNCLSQCKCSCTSV; from the coding sequence ATGGGAGAGGGAAAGATGCTATCATCAAAGACACTCTTTGGGTGTCTGTTAATGTTAATAATAGTGTGTGAGATGATTACTTTGCCCTGTTTAGGGTGCCCAACAGATGGTGATGGCTGCAGAAATTGCATAGTAAATCACATGAAAGCCGACTGTCCAAAATGCGCGCCTATCATGCGTTGCATGGCCAAGTGCTTGTGGGGTGGAACTTCGCGTACCAAGTGTACAAAGAAGTGCGATTGCAAAGGTGTCTACCCAAGGCTTTCTGATTGCAAGAATTGCTTGTCACAATGCAAATGCAGTTGCACCTCTGTCTAA
- the LOC104088078 gene encoding rho GDP-dissociation inhibitor 1-like, translating to MGFEDNKEGNKEELAPVNEANKKGGIADSDSEIEHEVNENKVSRQMSESSMYTTDQEDDEDETTNKIELGPQCTLKEQFEKDKDDESLRRWKEQLLGSVDINAVGESLDPEVKILSLEIKSPGRPDIVLPIPEDGKPKSPWFVLKEGSKYSLNFKFQVSNNIVTGLKYTNTVWKTGIKVDSMKEMIGAFSPQSEPYTHEMPEETTPSGIFARGSYSARTKFLDDDNKCYLEINYTFDIKKEWQAT from the exons ATGGGATTTGAGGATAATAAGGAAGGTAATAAAGAGGAATTAGCACCTGTTAATGAGGCTAATAAGAAAGGAGGAATTGCTGATTCTGATTCTGAGATAGAGCATGAGGTTAATGAGAATAAAGTTAGCAGACAAATGAGTGAGAGTTCAATGTACACTACTGATCAGGAGGATGATGAAGATGAAACTACTAACAAGATTGAGTTGGGTCCTCAATGCACTCTCAAAGAACAATTTGAGAAAGATaag GATGATGAGAGTTTGAGAAGATGGAAGGAGCAGCTTCTTGGAAGTGTGGATATTAATGCTGTAGGAG AGTCGCTGGATCCAGAAGTGAAGATCTTGAGCCTCGAAATTAAGTCCCCCGGTAGACCTGATATTGTTCTGCCAATCCCAGAGGATGGAAAACCCAAAAGTCCATGGTTTGTCCTGAAAGAAGGGAGCAAATACAGCCTAAACTTTAAATTCCAGGTCAGCAATAATATAGTGACAGGTCTCAAATACACAAACACAGTTTGGAAAACTGGTATCAAAG TGGACAGCATGAAAGAAATGATTGGAGCCTTTAGTCCTCAATCCGAGCCGTATACACACGAAATGCCAGAAGAGACTACTCCCTCTGGCATTTTCGCAAGAGGATCTTACTCGGCAAGGACAAAG TTTCTTGATGATGATAACAAGTGCTATTTGGAGATCAACTACACATTTGATATTAAGAAAGAATGGCAGGCAacatga
- the LOC138909209 gene encoding uncharacterized protein, giving the protein MERIRRFIDGLTYQLRLLLTRGRVSGATFDEVVDITRQIEMVRSQERGEREAKRPRSPGDFSGVPSRGQYYCGRGRSYRHAQTGRPAHRGASSGHGSYNSDQDGYGVSQIGEEIEEDDFKKTRTSDISKCLDFLFDGKGYGGWRRGILIALSAKNKVGFIDGTLIQPKISFDTFKSWAHCNDMVISWLLNSLSKEIAESVPYSKTARDIWNELEESFNQSNESQLYHLKKEISESIQGNLDIVGDYTNLKWLWDELDSLDVTQYSARSNLLMLSPLPSVNHAYSLLIRDEKQRERYGSPITLLRVLLLQLNSPMLDKGTPLIRKETLQQRKGGQFCNYCKKQNHTIENCYRLIGFPADFKFTKSKRFNGAKSNAVLSMDAADSKINSAWDQPMTQDQFYSLYRLLQHVNVGSQSEQSAEDTATANCAGISPSLPYTKTYISVCLQSISWILDSGSSEHMTSDLKLLFNIKVLPKPIYVTLPNSTRVLVYQSGCVTILPGFRLHHVPFVPSPFTEEASGAWYLFNSVISNHDKSSEVKPRIVVSSLIKALSYFACNQSAYAPVYDSSLCLVIASKDFWGDCLLTETFMINRFPSKVLKMKTPYELLFGQPPSYGYPTGKKGYKLLNLQTLKPRTPSPSLVSSYPTSSPTLSRSPLSTSASPLPTQSLLNSISYISEPTTYSQASIHLAWQKAMNKEFAALEANKTWEVVELSKDRRALPC; this is encoded by the exons atggaaaggattaggaggttcattgatggcctcacatatcagcttcGGTTACTTCTGACTCGGgggagagtatctggtgctacttttgatgaggtagttgacattactcggcagatagagatggtccgtagtcaggaacgtggagagagggaggccaagaggcctcgtagtccaggtgatttcagcggtgttccttcaaggGGCCAGTATTActgcggtaggggtcgttcttacagacacgctcagacgggtcgtccagctcaccgtggtgcatcatccggccatggttcatacaattcTGATCAGG ATGGTTATGGTGTTTCACAGATAGGAGAAGAGATTGAGGAAGACGATTTTAAGAAGACCAGAACATCGGACATATCAAAGTGTTTAGATTTTT TGTTTGATGGAAAGGGTTATGGAGGTTGGAGAAGAGGGATTCTGATTGCTTTGTCTGCTAAAAACAAAGTTGGTTTTATAGATGGAACTCTCATTCAACCCAAGATCTCTTTTGATACCTTCAAGTCTTGGGCTCACTGCAATGATATGGTCATTTCCTGGCTATTAAACTCTCTGTCTAAAGAGATAGCAGAGAGTGTTCCCTACTCTAAAACCGCCAGGGATATCTGGAATGAACTCGAAGAGAGCTTTAACCAAAGTAATGAATCTCAGCTTTATCACCTAAAAAAGGAGATAAGTGAATCAATACAAGGTAATCTGGATATAGTTGGAGACTACACCAATCTGAAATGGCTATGGGATGAACTAGATAGCTTGGATGTTACTCAATACT CTGCTAGGAGCAATTTGCTTATGTTGTCACCACTCCCATCAGTCAACCATGCCTACTCTTTGCTTATAAGGGATGAAAAACAAAGAGAGAGGTACGGATCTCCCATCACCCTGCTGAGAGTGCTTTTGTTGCAGCTCAACAGTCCTATGCTGGACAAAGGTACACCTCTGATAAGAAAAGAAACATTGCAACAAAGAAAGGGGGGCCAATTTTGCAATTATTGCAAGAAGCAGAATCATACAATTGAGAATTGTTATAGGCTAATTGGGTTTCCTGCAGATTTTAAGTTTACCAAGTCTAAAAGGTTTAATGGGGCCAAGAGCAATGCTGTTCTTTCTATGGATGCTGCAGATTCAAAAATTAATAGTGCATGGGATCAGCCAATGACTCAGGATCAATTCTACAGCCTATATCGACTGCTTCAACATGTCAATGTTGGCTCTCAGAGTGAGCAATCTGCTGAGGACACTGCTACTGCCAATTGTGCTGGTATATCACCTTCCCTTCCCTATACCAAAACTTACATCAGTGTGTGTTTACAATCTATTTCTTGGATCTTAGATTCAGGTTCCTCTGAACACATGACTTCAGACCTTAAACTCTTATTCAATATTAAGGTGCTTCCAAAACCAATCTATGTTACTTTACCTAATTCTACTAGAGTCCTGGTTTACCAGTCAGGTTGTGTGACCATTTTACCTGGTTTTAGACTTCATCATGTCCCGTTTGTCCCAA GCCCCTTCACTGAAGAGGCCAGTGGTGCTTGGTACCTGTTCAACTCTGTTATCTCAAACCATGACAAGTCTAGTGAAGTCAAGCCTAGAATAGTAGTTTCGAGTTTAATCAAGGCTCTTAGCTATTTTGCTTGTAATCAAAGTGCTTATGCACCCGTTTATGATTCTAGTTTATGCTTAGTAATTGCTTCTAAGGAT TTTTGGGGTGATTGCTTGTTGACAGAAACCTTTATGATTAATAGATTTCCATCCAAAGTACTCAAAATGAAAACACCTTATGAACTATTATTTGGCCAACCACCTAGTTATG GTTATCCTACTGGGAAAAAGGGGTACAAGTTGCTCAATCTTCAAACTCTCAAG CCTAGAACTCCCTCACCTTCATTAGTATCCTCATATCCTACATCATCTCCTACACTCTCCAGATCTCCTCTTTCCACCTCTGCTTCACCTCTTCCTACTCAG TCCCTTTTAAATTCCATCTCCTATATTTCTGAACCTACTACATATTCCCAAGCTTCCATTCATCTAGCATGGCAGAAAGCTATGAACAAAGAGTTTGCAGCTTTGGAAGCCAACAAAACTTGGGAAGTTGTAGAACTATCTAAGGATAGGAGGGCACTTCCTTGCTAG